The Thunnus thynnus chromosome 2, fThuThy2.1, whole genome shotgun sequence genome includes a region encoding these proteins:
- the LOC137170743 gene encoding putative uncharacterized protein BRD3OS has protein sequence MLDSGGAAVEEQEAAEEPGPPGGPGPPGRPPLAEKALSESFSRLRYADTSLLIWQQQQQQLQAAPPSNYLSRSQSAWYSSYGNQAVLVRDKRGMEDSEGQSRICSVM, from the coding sequence ATGTTAGACTCTGGTGGAGCTGCTGTAGAGGAGCAGGAGGCTGCAGAGGAACCCGGTCCTCCCGGTGGTCCCGGTCCTCCTGGTCGGCCCCCCCTGGCGGAGAAGGCCCTGTCGGAGTCGTTCTCGCGGCTGCGATACGCCGACACGTCGCTGCTgatctggcagcagcagcagcagcagctgcaggcgGCGCCGCCCTCCAACTACCTGAGCCGCAGCCAGTCGGCCTGGTACAGCAGCTACGGGAACCAGGCCGTGCTGGTCCGGGACAAGAGGGGCATGGAGGACTCCGAGGGACAGTCCAGGATATGCAGCGTCATGTAG
- the LOC137170765 gene encoding bromodomain-containing protein 3-like isoform X1, which yields MSDAPEAAPPSPPQLTNPPPPEVTNPTKPGRKTNQLQYMQNVVVKTLWKHQFAWPFYQPVDAIKLCLADYHKVIKNPMDMGTIKKRLENNYYWSASEAMQDFNTMFTNCYIYNKPTDDIVLMAQALEKIFLQKVAQMPQEEVALLPPAPKGKNKSKQPAAATTVSQQAESSASPPPSYPSPSPSQTPVISTTPTPVPATPPVSAPQPPATMMPSAQPVVKKKGVKRKADTTTPTTSAISAGRADSPSAQDTKPAKLGSSRREAAARPAKTRRETVEEVAGGEVGGGGGGAGGRKGGKLGEQMKHCDAILKEMLSKKHAAYAWPFYKPVDAEALELHDYHDIIKHPMDLSTVRKKMDKGEYSDPQSFATDVRLMFSNCYKYNPPDHEVVAMARKLQDVFEMRFAKIPDEGLEASVPSTTPLVSKSTASSDSSNNSSSDESSDSEEERATRLAELQEQVGAADQSQLKAVHEQLAVLSQAPVSKPKKKKEKKDKEKKKEKEKDKGNKSKMEEEKKPKAAAQQPKPANQKKAPARKANSTVTATRQPKKGSKTSGGGSANGDDGEESSLPMSYDEKRQLSLDINRLPGEKLGRVVHIIQSREPSLRDSNPDEIEIDFETLKPSTLRELERYVKSCLQKKQRKLLQKAAGGGASGGGASRLSGSSSSSSDDSSSTGTSSSSDTD from the exons ATGTCGGACGCCCCCGAGGCTGCGCCCCCCAGCCCCCCTCAACTCACCAACCCGCCCCCGCCCGAGGTCACCAACCCCACCAAACCCGGCAG GAAAACCAATCAGCTGCAGTACATGCAGAACGTGGTGGTGAAGACTCTATGGAAGCATCAGTTCGCCTGGCCTTTCTACCAGCCCGTCGACGCCATCAAACTCTGCCTGGCG GATTACCACAAAGTGATCAAAAACCCGATGGACATGGGAACCATTAAGAAGCGTCTGGAGAACAATTACTACTGGAGCGCCAGTGAGGCCATGCAGGACTTCAACACCATGTTCACCAACTGCTACATCTACAACAAG CCCACAGATGACATCGTTCTGATGGCTCAGGCTCTGGAGAAAATCTTCCTGCAGAAAGTCGCTCAGATGCCTCAAGAGGAAGTCGCTCTGCTGCCGCCAGCTCCTAAAGGGAAGAACAAGAGCAAAcagcctgctgctgctactacaG tgagtCAACAGGCGGAGTCTTCAGCCTCGCCTCCCCCCTcgtacccctccccctccccctctcagACGCCAGTCATCTCGACCACACCCACACCGGTCCCGGCCACGCCCCCCGTCTCTGCCCCACAGCCCCCGGCAACCATGATGCCCTCTGCACAGCCCGTCGTCAAG AAGAAGGGCGTGAAGAGGAAAGCCGACACCACCACTCCCACCACGTCGGCCATCTCTGCCGGTCGCGCCGACTCTCCGTCTGCTCAGGACACCAAACCGGCCAAGCTGGGTTCGTCCCGCCGCGAGGCCGCCGCTCGCCCCGCCAAGACCCGCAGAGAGACGGTGGAGGAGGTGGCGGGGGGTGAGGTGGGAGGTGGTGGAGGCGGAGCCGGAGGGAGGAAGGGCGGTAAGCTGGGCGAGCAGATGAAACACTGCGACGCCATCCTGAAGGAGATGCTCTCCAAGAAGCACGCCGCCTATGCCTGGCCCTTCTACAAGCCGGTGGACGCTGAGGCGCTGGAGCTGCACGACTaccatgacatcatcaaacaCCCCATGGACCTCAGCACTGTCCGG AAAAAGATGGATAAAGGAGAGTACAGCGATCCTCAGAGTTTTGCGACGGACGTCAGGTTAATGTTCTCCAACTGTTACAAGTACAACCCTCCAGATCACGAGGTGGTGGCCATGGCCCGCAAGCTGCAG gaCGTGTTTGAGATGCGTTTCGCGAAGATCCCAGACGAGGGCCTGGAGGCGTCGGTCCCGTCCACGACACCATTGGTTAGTAAAAGCACTGCGTcctctgacagcagcaacaactcCTCCTCCGACGAATCGTCCGactcagaggaggagagagccaCGCGATTGGCTGAGCTACAGGAGCAGGTTGGTGCTGCCGACCAATCACAG TTGAAGGCGGTGCACGAGCAGCTGGCTGTCCTGTCCCAGGCTCCGGTCAGCaagccaaagaagaagaaagagaagaaagacaaggaaaagaagaaagagaaggagaaagacaaaGGGAACAAGAGCaaaatggaggaggagaagaagccGAAGGCCGCCGCTCAGCAGCCcaaaccagccaatcagaagaaaGCGCCGGCAAGGAAAGCCAACAGCACGGTGACCGCCACCAG GCAACCTAAGAAAGGCAGTAAGACGTCAGGTGGTGGCTCGGCCAACGGAGACGATGGCGAGGAGTCGTCTCTGCCCATGTCGTACGATGAGAAGCGCCAGCTGAGTCTGGATATAAACCGGCTGCCGGGAGAGAAGCTGGGCCGCGTCGTCCACATCATCCAGTCCAGGGAGCCGTCGCTGAGGGACTCCAACCCCGACGAGATCGAGATCGACTTCGAAACCCTCAAACCCTCCACACTCCGAGAGCTGGAGCGCTACGTCAAGTCCTGCCTgcagaagaagcagaggaagcTACTGC AGAAGGCAGCGGGAGGCGGGGCCTCAGGAGGCGGGGCTAGTCGTTTGAGTGGaagctcctcttcctcctctgatgACAGCTCCTCAACAGgaacctcctcttcctccgacacagactga
- the LOC137170765 gene encoding bromodomain-containing protein 3-like isoform X2 translates to MSDAPEAAPPSPPQLTNPPPPEVTNPTKPGRKTNQLQYMQNVVVKTLWKHQFAWPFYQPVDAIKLCLADYHKVIKNPMDMGTIKKRLENNYYWSASEAMQDFNTMFTNCYIYNKPTDDIVLMAQALEKIFLQKVAQMPQEEVALLPPAPKGKNKSKQPAAATTVSQQAESSASPPPSYPSPSPSQTPVISTTPTPVPATPPVSAPQPPATMMPSAQPVVKKKGVKRKADTTTPTTSAISAGRADSPSAQDTKPAKLGSSRREAAARPAKTRRETVEEVAGGEVGGGGGGAGGRKGGKLGEQMKHCDAILKEMLSKKHAAYAWPFYKPVDAEALELHDYHDIIKHPMDLSTVRKKMDKGEYSDPQSFATDVRLMFSNCYKYNPPDHEVVAMARKLQDVFEMRFAKIPDEGLEASVPSTTPLVSKSTASSDSSNNSSSDESSDSEEERATRLAELQEQLKAVHEQLAVLSQAPVSKPKKKKEKKDKEKKKEKEKDKGNKSKMEEEKKPKAAAQQPKPANQKKAPARKANSTVTATRQPKKGSKTSGGGSANGDDGEESSLPMSYDEKRQLSLDINRLPGEKLGRVVHIIQSREPSLRDSNPDEIEIDFETLKPSTLRELERYVKSCLQKKQRKLLQKAAGGGASGGGASRLSGSSSSSSDDSSSTGTSSSSDTD, encoded by the exons ATGTCGGACGCCCCCGAGGCTGCGCCCCCCAGCCCCCCTCAACTCACCAACCCGCCCCCGCCCGAGGTCACCAACCCCACCAAACCCGGCAG GAAAACCAATCAGCTGCAGTACATGCAGAACGTGGTGGTGAAGACTCTATGGAAGCATCAGTTCGCCTGGCCTTTCTACCAGCCCGTCGACGCCATCAAACTCTGCCTGGCG GATTACCACAAAGTGATCAAAAACCCGATGGACATGGGAACCATTAAGAAGCGTCTGGAGAACAATTACTACTGGAGCGCCAGTGAGGCCATGCAGGACTTCAACACCATGTTCACCAACTGCTACATCTACAACAAG CCCACAGATGACATCGTTCTGATGGCTCAGGCTCTGGAGAAAATCTTCCTGCAGAAAGTCGCTCAGATGCCTCAAGAGGAAGTCGCTCTGCTGCCGCCAGCTCCTAAAGGGAAGAACAAGAGCAAAcagcctgctgctgctactacaG tgagtCAACAGGCGGAGTCTTCAGCCTCGCCTCCCCCCTcgtacccctccccctccccctctcagACGCCAGTCATCTCGACCACACCCACACCGGTCCCGGCCACGCCCCCCGTCTCTGCCCCACAGCCCCCGGCAACCATGATGCCCTCTGCACAGCCCGTCGTCAAG AAGAAGGGCGTGAAGAGGAAAGCCGACACCACCACTCCCACCACGTCGGCCATCTCTGCCGGTCGCGCCGACTCTCCGTCTGCTCAGGACACCAAACCGGCCAAGCTGGGTTCGTCCCGCCGCGAGGCCGCCGCTCGCCCCGCCAAGACCCGCAGAGAGACGGTGGAGGAGGTGGCGGGGGGTGAGGTGGGAGGTGGTGGAGGCGGAGCCGGAGGGAGGAAGGGCGGTAAGCTGGGCGAGCAGATGAAACACTGCGACGCCATCCTGAAGGAGATGCTCTCCAAGAAGCACGCCGCCTATGCCTGGCCCTTCTACAAGCCGGTGGACGCTGAGGCGCTGGAGCTGCACGACTaccatgacatcatcaaacaCCCCATGGACCTCAGCACTGTCCGG AAAAAGATGGATAAAGGAGAGTACAGCGATCCTCAGAGTTTTGCGACGGACGTCAGGTTAATGTTCTCCAACTGTTACAAGTACAACCCTCCAGATCACGAGGTGGTGGCCATGGCCCGCAAGCTGCAG gaCGTGTTTGAGATGCGTTTCGCGAAGATCCCAGACGAGGGCCTGGAGGCGTCGGTCCCGTCCACGACACCATTGGTTAGTAAAAGCACTGCGTcctctgacagcagcaacaactcCTCCTCCGACGAATCGTCCGactcagaggaggagagagccaCGCGATTGGCTGAGCTACAGGAGCAG TTGAAGGCGGTGCACGAGCAGCTGGCTGTCCTGTCCCAGGCTCCGGTCAGCaagccaaagaagaagaaagagaagaaagacaaggaaaagaagaaagagaaggagaaagacaaaGGGAACAAGAGCaaaatggaggaggagaagaagccGAAGGCCGCCGCTCAGCAGCCcaaaccagccaatcagaagaaaGCGCCGGCAAGGAAAGCCAACAGCACGGTGACCGCCACCAG GCAACCTAAGAAAGGCAGTAAGACGTCAGGTGGTGGCTCGGCCAACGGAGACGATGGCGAGGAGTCGTCTCTGCCCATGTCGTACGATGAGAAGCGCCAGCTGAGTCTGGATATAAACCGGCTGCCGGGAGAGAAGCTGGGCCGCGTCGTCCACATCATCCAGTCCAGGGAGCCGTCGCTGAGGGACTCCAACCCCGACGAGATCGAGATCGACTTCGAAACCCTCAAACCCTCCACACTCCGAGAGCTGGAGCGCTACGTCAAGTCCTGCCTgcagaagaagcagaggaagcTACTGC AGAAGGCAGCGGGAGGCGGGGCCTCAGGAGGCGGGGCTAGTCGTTTGAGTGGaagctcctcttcctcctctgatgACAGCTCCTCAACAGgaacctcctcttcctccgacacagactga
- the LOC137170734 gene encoding inactive phospholipid phosphatase 7-like yields MPSSQARSRARDRNNVLNRPEFLSLNQPPRREHVAGETRGGGGPRRPVRQPSQQDDAAAARGSRDSSEGGAGGDGGAKEASRWPEQDCMQLNPSFRGIAISSLLAIDISLSKRLGVCVRPHGSAASMRSMVTLLALSGHALPWLCGTLICLWRSNTMAGQEVLVNLLLALILDVMTVAGMQKLVKRRGPWDFPPGFLDIVAMDTYSFPAAHASRAIMVSKFLLNHLVLAVPLRILLYLWAFLVGMSRVLLGKHHLSDVGCGFALGFLHFRLVESVWLDSATCQTLISIGSLRWTPLL; encoded by the exons ATGCCCAGCAGCCAGGCCCGGAGCCGGGCCAGAGACCGCAACAACGTCCTGAACCGGCCTGAGTTTCTGTCCCTGAACCAGCCGCCTCGCAGGGAGCACGTGGCGGGGGAGACACGGGGGGGCGGCGGTCCACGGAGACCCGTCAGACAGCCGAGTCAGCAGGACGACGCAGCGGCAGCCAG GGGGTCCAGGGACTCCTCGGAGGGGGGAGCAGGAGGTGATGGGGGGGCGAAGGAGGCGTCTCGCTGGCCGGAGCAGGACTGTATGCAGCTGAATCCGTCGTTTCGAGGCATCGCCATCAGCTCTCTGCTCGCCATCGACATCAGTCTGTCCAAGCGTCTGGGCGTCTGCGTGCGGCCACACGGCTCGGCGGCCTCCATGCGCTCCATGGTGACCCTGCTGGCGCTCAGTGGACACGCCCTCCCCTGGCTCTGTGGCACGCTCATCTGTCTGTGGAGGAGCAACACCATGGCCGGACAGGAAGTCCTCGTCAACCTGCTGCTGG CTCTGATCCTGGATGTGATGACGGTCGCTGGGATGCAGAAGTTGGTCAAGCGCAGGGGACCATGGGATTTCCCTCCAGGGTTTCTTGACATCGTTGCCATGGATACGTATTCTTTCCCAGCAGCCCATGCCAGCCGAGCCATCATGGTGTCCAAGTTCCTGCTGAACCACCTGGTGCTGGCG GTGCCCCTGCGGATCCTGCTCTACCTGTGGGCGTTCCTGGTCGGCATGTCCCGGGTGCTGCTGGGTAAACATCACCTGTCGGACGTCGGCTGCGGCTTCGCTCTCGGCTTCCTGCACTTCAGGCTGGTGGAGTCCGTTTGGCTCGACTCTGCTACCTGCCAGACCCTCATCTCCATCGGCTCGCTGCGCTGGACACCGCTGCTTTAG